Proteins encoded within one genomic window of Bacteroidota bacterium:
- the ccoS gene encoding cbb3-type cytochrome oxidase assembly protein CcoS has protein sequence MSVIFILIGVSLIVAIGFLIAFFWSVRSGQYEDDYTPSIRILFDDKKDSQENKKS, from the coding sequence GTGTCTGTAATTTTTATATTAATTGGTGTAAGTTTAATTGTTGCCATCGGTTTTCTGATTGCTTTTTTTTGGTCGGTACGAAGCGGACAATATGAAGATGACTACACCCCATCAATACGCATTTTGTTTGATGACAAAAAAGATTCGCAGGAAAACAAAAAATCATAA